TGGACCAGATTGTAACTCTCCAGCTGGGAACTCTTATCTTACTATCCCTTGCCACGATAAAGCCTACCAATAATGCACTTACGGAAATGAGAAGTCGAGAACACAAAGTAATGCTgattaattccattgttttaagcATTTACACTTGGACTTAAGCTCAGGCTAAGCACCTTCTCACCCAGCCATGAACACAAACACAACCAATACTGAATAAAGCTTTCAAGACTTTACTTCCCAAAAGCCAATTAACAAATCTACTTGCAAGTATCAAATAATGATAAAACGTACGTCTAGAAAAAAGAAACTCTAGAAAATATACAGGGCAACCCCGAAGCATGATATGTCGTGACATTAAATCCCTCAagcaaaaacagaaaacaaatatGTCAAAGAATATATAAACAAGCCCTAAAATCGAAACagcataaacaaaataaaagagtgCGTAGGATGATGGAAGAACCTTCCGCTTGAGATTGTAGCGGTGCCAATCAGACTTGTAATGGAGCTTTTGGTCTGCATCGTCCTCGAATTCCTTCTTGCAGGAATTGCACGTCAGTCCTGACATCTTCTTTGTCCGTCGTTTGATTACTGGAATTCGGCTTTGAGTTTAATTTCGATTTGTCTGCCTCTGATCAACAAAACACCAACCCTAATTTATGGGAGGCGAATTGGAAGCTTCGCGTCGGTGTCGTTGGAGATGCAGATGGTGCTTTCGCAAGCCATGAGGACATAGCAATCCTATTGGTATTAGGTTTTTAAACGGGCCGAGCTGCTCGTGAAGTATTTGCTGAGGCCCGTTAAGAACTAGGCTTGAGTTCGGTCCGGCCCGTTTAACAAATGATCTAAGATTGAGCCTCTCTTTTCAGTTTTCAAGCTCGTTTACAAGGGGATCGAGCTTGAGCTTAAAAAAGCTCAAGTTAGTCAAGTAAACTCTGCTGGGCCGAGTCGGGCTTAAAGTAAGAGAGTTTGTAACTTTGTAttcttattctttgtttttctttcaattgcGTCGGTCCATGTCTTTTTAAATATTGAGATTGAGTTGTTATTAAGGCGAGTGCTAATCTTCAATGTTTGTGTGGCATCATAACTTCATAAGTACTGTGGGATGTTTCAACTcttgttattattttatatcattcgtgtcatttaatttcttgggATGCTCTTCTGTATCTCCAAATTTTGCAAATTTGGTATCATCCTCCCAGTGACATCCATATGTATACAGGATGGGTGGTATGGTATAATCACATCGATGAAGTACCAAAGGCAAAGAGTAAACAACACAGTAGTTTCAAAAGAATAGTCAATCTACATTACAAAATGAGGCATATGTTGTTAGAAGAAGCGcatatttatttgatttgattaatgaATGACTAATACAGTAATACCTGTTCCCGTTCTCTCACAATTTGTTGCCATTAAATAGAGAGTCATCCTTTGCTAAATCATACAGTAATTTATATGATCCAAAAATGGTTTCTATACGTAGGCATGAAATGTGGTTTCTATACATAGGTCAGGTGGTATGAAATGTTCTGTACTATAACATCAACTCGCATTTACAACTTGAAAAGAAGACTCTCCcccaatccaaaaaaaaaaaggtataaaaTTTCCATCTACTTCATATCATGCTCACCTGTATCAAATCGTATGTGTTTCGTCCGACGGTGTCACAGAAAGAGATTTAATCATCTGTCAGATAAGACTGAATTGCTCCAGGACAGCATGATATCCCGGACAACAGCTGGAAagtctgcaaaaaaaaaaaaaacaatatccaATTGTGAGAAgcaaaattcattaaaaataaataaattgtgaGAAGCAAATGACAACAAGCATTGGGATAATAAGACATGTGTTGCCTTGCATTACAGAGCAGCTTTTTCTACCAGTTTCAATTTAAAAGAGAgttttaaaagagaaaaaaaaaaacaaggctTGAAATTATCCTAAACTTTGTTCAAGAAATAGAATAAGAAGTTCACCCGATGAACAAGGAGTTGAGAAGATGCGAAAAGTAGTTGAAACAGTAAATGCACAGTTAAAGTGATGGTGGAGGGAGAACTGCACCAATTGATGAACATAACATAATTGCTTTAAACCAGCAACCATTCAAAGGATCTTTACCTTGCACAACCTCTCTGGCTACTGAAGGAAAATCTACTTGGTCTTCAACCAGTCGATACACATCTACAAGCTACAGCAACAAACGATGGCATTTCAGCATTCAGATGAATGAAGAAGTAGTGCAGTTATTGCAACAAAATTTGTACACTAACCTCTTGAATGTGAAGCTTTGAGTCTTCAGTCAAGGCAAGAAGAAGTTGTCTGCGGATCCCCTCATCGATAAAAAAAAGGCGAGCACCGTCTTTAATAGTATCTGTCAGGTCCAGCTTCCTCTCAAGCTGCCAGTTTCTTGAAGTTTGCCTCCTATACATTTTGAACATTAAAACACTTCAGCAGAACATACATCAAAATAAGCACCTGTACGAGACAAACATGAAACATGTGTACCTGTCCTTTACTTGCAATGCGGGGTTGCTGCTCATTTTGGTGACATTTTCTTTGGCAAGGACAATAAGATTTTCAAGGCGTTTCCACTGGAAAATGCCATCTTTGAAGAGAACCTGACAAAGGAAGCAAATCATGAAAGGAATACAGTGAGAAACATGTATTATGATGTGAGCTTCTTAATTGGAAAACTAAGACGCCTTATAAGGTTACTAGAGTGTGCTTGATTATTAGTGTCGTTGTATCAAGATAATTAAGTATCATAGACTTCACTTATTACCGGCACCTACCACAAAAATCCTCCATTCTTAAGAATGATACGGGAGTGGGTTAGAATCAGGCATTGCCACATGGAGCAAGTTAGAATGATCTTTTTTCATAGCTAGTTGGTAGATGTCAACTACAGTATGATAATATGGTCCCAATGAGATGCAATACTTTCACAGAGCCTATAATTACACGTAGATTCAGTTGTGTGATAGAATATTTTCTCACTTGGCATGAGCCTCAAAAGAACAAATAAGTGCTTTGAGAGGTTTTGAGTTTACCTGAATGAGGCGTTCACGAAGAGCTGGATTTGGGTCTGTCAAGAGCCGCTTTGCTACATACGGATAGGCCACCTGGTTGTGAATATTCTTATCAGTAAGTTTAAGGGAAAGCAAATAGTAGATACATCGGAAGACCAGGGTGTAGAAGGGGCAATGATGGTCTTGCGGTGACAGAAGTGACAACTCAAAGTTTCCTATGCTGGGTAAAGTAATAATAAACATGTTAAGAAAGGAACAATAAttttcacaagaaaataatGAGGGTGATAATATATTTACCTCAAGAAACTTAAAATCTGGCTGCAGGGTAAAACAGATGCCTTCTTGAGTCAATAAAGAACGGATAACAAGAGAAAACCTCTCTGGTATACGGATCGGATAATTGTAAACCAATTGATTAAATTTCCCTACAGTGGTGAAAATCAAAGTTTAATTCAGGTGTGCGTGTGAAAAGTAACATCAGAGATTTATGAATATTATTACATTTATATAACGTACAAACTGATAGGAGTAATAACACCCAGACCCCTGAAATTTAGTGTGCATAAAACACCCCCTTCATATATTAAAGCAATCACTTGTTTTAAAGCTTGGAGGGGTAAGTCTAGTTGCATATTAACAACTAATACAGGAGGTTAATCAATTATGACGTGAACATTACAAGATACCAGCACATAATTTCATCATGTAGAACAGGGGAAGACAGAACGAATAGAAGTAAATAATATCAGAATATAGTAAGCCCACATAAGATAGCGCAGTAAGCCAGTAATCCCAATGTAACATAAATGTAGCTTAGGGGACATGAAATCACCTGTAACAATTCTGAAATTAAAATCAGCAAGTCCTTTTCCAACAGAATTCTGCCAGATTGCTTCTAAAGCCGGAATTATAGGAGAGACATCAGTCCCCGGAGCCAAGAAACCCAGCCTAGTGAAATCATTTGCCATCTCAGCATAGTCCTCATTTACAGCGTGAACGACCGCATCAATCAAAATCTGCTTGTTTTGctaaaatatagaaaaatggATCCACATACAAGTTCAATAAATTAAGATTTCTTAAGGAACATAAGTTAGTAAGTAAACACACACTCTTATATATACTAATCACTAATCTGCAGTATCCCTCATAAATCGTTTGATACCACTTTGTTAGCATGCacactcatcatcatcaaagctttaTCCCAAGAAATTTGGGTTTGCTACATGATCTATAGGAGAAATTAATATAAGAATGCCAATTCTATTACTCCCCATAAAATCTATTTCTAGCAATGACAATATGAAATGATACACCACTTCCCAGTTGTTGTCATGTCAAGCTGAGATTGGCATTGCTTTTGTTCTGCTATCTTTGAAAAACATATCACACCTGACTAAGAACTGCAACATTCCCAAAATCGACATATGCAATGCGACCATCACGCATAGCAAAAATATTTCCGGGATGAGGATCTCCATGAAACAACCCAAATTCCAGCAATTGTCGCAAGGCAGCACTTACTCCAACTGTTAAAAACCCATCAACATCAATGCCAGCAGTCTTGATCGCCTGAGTTgcataaatgcacaaaaagtatCTTTTGAGGACTGATTAAATAAAAATAGTGATTCACAACAGCAACATCAGCTGTCTTTTCATATATACCTGTGGATCTGTGCATCGAATACCGTCTATCCATTCCATCACTAAAACATGTGAACCAGAGAGCTTTCTGTAAACCCGTGGAATTTTAACAGTGGGATCATCTTTGAAGTTTTCCAAAAAATCTTCAATATTTCCTGCTTCCTGAGTGAGAACAGCACACAGTTCCAGAGCAGACAGTATTTTAACTCTATGAATCAATATATGACAGCAAGAAAATCCAATTCAATACTTTGGCAAGAAAATCCATTATAATACTATGACTGCCACAAATACACAGTAAAACACATAGAAAATGCCACGTCTCATTGAGATTCTATGTTTCAAGCCTTTAGAAAAGGTCATTATGAGAAGCATTTGAAACTTACCAATGTATAATCAAGCTCCTCCAAGAGCTTCTCTCCAAATTCATCAACTATCAACTCAGCATTGCACCCCAGTTTCTGTAGACTGATGCCATTTAAGAAAGAAGCAAGAGTTCTGAAGAGAAAAAGATCTCTATATATAATGGGTTCTATGTCAGGCCTTTGCACCTGCAAGTAGACAGCATTTTATCATTCACGTTTAGAAACCACAAAAGGAAAAGGCCTTTGTAATTTTAGTACGCAAAAACTACGGGGAAGAAAGTACTAATTAATGAATAATATTCGTGATAAcataattttatcaaatttaagaGCTCAAGTCAAGTGCAAGTAAGCAAATCTACTAGAGGTTCTGAGAAACCTAATACAACCTTAATTGCAACATCTTCTCCTGTAGCACGTAAGGTGGCCTTATAAACTTGACCCAAGCTTGCAGCAGCTATTGTTTTTGACGAAATTTTGCTGAACACAGCTTCAAGGGGTTGCCCCAACTCCTCTTCAATTATGTTGAATGCAACCTATCAAAAGATTTGCTAGTTGAACAAGGGAATTCAAttaggaaaataaataaaagacactgaCTAGTCCTTAAGTGTGTTTTGCCTGATTGGGGAAAGGAGGAACATCATCCTGAAGAATGCAAAGTTCATTCATATAGTCTTCTCTAATGATATCTGGTCTATTGGCGAGAACCTGCCGAAACACAAGGAACTACTCAGTAACATTCAAACTTCAGAGCTTAATTTGGGTAAGTCCATCAGAGAAGCTGGACAGAATTGTTCCTGCTCAGAcattaaattataataaaattatattgcaCGTGAGCAAACCCTAAGAGCAAGAGTAATCGTTAAGAATGTAAGTTACAACAAAAGATAAGAATGTAAGTTAAGAACACAGACCTGTCCTGCTTTGATAAACGAAGGCCCCAAATCACACAAGAGATTCCTCAGCTGTCGAGCTCGATACGGAACCACCTCTTCATCCCTCCCGATGAAACAATCGTACATCAAGGTGGACCAGTATAATCCCAAGCTCCAGACTATCTCCACGCCTCGTAGAAGCAGTGATAACACAGCCCCTCTCGATTCCAACACTTTGGTCCTTACCTGAAACCATAAAGAAATTTAACAAAATTCGACAGAATCTTAACTTCGATTAACAGTTTGATCTCATACCGTCTCGGGAGTGTACTTCCGGAACGGCACGCAGACGCCGCGTTCTATGTCGAGCTGCTCCATTGCACTGGTCGATTTTCTTTGTAGGACGAGGTCCTTGTTTTCCAATTGAATCGGAGCCCTCGAAGTCGTCGCTGACGCCGCGGCAAAGGTCGAAATCCGCCCCGTAGATACTCTCGGGCGACTTTCGGGCGGGGCATATCTGAGTCGAGGAGgaggattgaggcaattggGAAGAATCAAGTTCATGTTCATGGTGGTAGTTGTCGGGTGTGAATTTGGATTTTGGGAGGGCTGActttaattaaaaacaaaatgagaattAGGAGAATTTTCGAAAATCAGTTGAAAATGACTAATGAGATGTTTTAATAATGTGGTTAACTGGTTTTGGAATTTTTGCTCTAGAAGATGCCAAATCATTATGGATAAGTGGTGCCAAAATGGATTTTGCAAGCCCGGTGGCTCACTACTGGCTGGGCTCATAGACTTGAGCAGACTCTGGACTGCAACCCAATGTCGGAATATACTAATAAATCAACTAATTAGAGGCTCATCAATCCTCAAACAATTCATTCAGACTATTATGAAAAACATCTCTATCCATTATATAAACTCCACAAAACTACCAGTTCTTCAAAAATCAGGCCAGGCCCTAAAAAAGATTTTCAGCCTCTTCAAttaataaaagaagaagaagatggatccCAGAGTCCTCTGCTTTGCTCTGGTACTCGTCTTCTCCTCTACAACCTCCTTAATGCCTTCAACATAACCAGGATCCGTACCCAAAATTCAGCACCTTCAATGCATTGCTCAACAACACCAAGCTTGCCACGGAGATCAACCACCACCAGACGATCACCGTGGACAATGGTGCTGCAGGCGACTTATCAAAATATTGATTCGTCTATTAAACTTAGGTATCTTGTATTACCAAAAAGAGTCGCGGTTTTGAATTATACAGCACAACCCAACAAGAAAGGAAGGCTATACGTGAGATATCTGGCTGATTTGGTTAAAAAACCTTGGTCTACCAAAACAGGCTTTCACCGGGGTAATCCTTCCTCGGCCAGGCTTATGTGCAGTGTCCTACCTCAGCATAATCCCCAAATAATTAAAAGCtcactcccactcccactcccactccctATCACAACGAAAGGGTCGTTACCAGAAACCCAATCATCTCGAGTTCCTAAGCACAAAGCTCTCTATCAAAATGCAAACATAGCAAGTCATGCATGCCTGATGAACTAACAATAATACTTTGCAGAACGATGATTGCTGCATCAGGTTTACTCTAAGCAAGGAATGTTATCTGTATCAGAGGAATTTGGGGAACCACAACTGTACAGAAAGAGATCATTTCCAACAGAAAAACTAGCGCAAAAACAATAGCAAAATCATAGTCTAATTGGAATGGCAGATCTGTACAGCAAAATCTTCAACTTGCCCCAGCAATCCAATTCAACTTGTTTTTGCTTCAATCACTAACAGGAACTGATTTTAGTATAGCACGGCAACCTAGAGCCGCTTGTATGAATTTGATCTTTCTACGAGTGTATCAGCAACATCACcacaatcaacaaacaaaaagaatcaGTAGTTTCAAGGTTTCCTCCCTCATAACAATCTAGTTTCAAGTGTGATTCACCAGATGACAGTAGCTCAGCTCATCCATTTATCTTTCCAAGTATATTAGAGATGACTTGATCTATGATAAGATCCTTAACTGCTTTGAATGGTCGTTTGATGTCCTGCAAAGATAACCAAAAAGGAAATATAAGGTGACTCCTTGGACCAACTTTAGATTTTGGCAGAATTTGGCCCAAAAAATCCTGGACATTAATGCAACTCCTAAAAACAGCCTGGACCTCATTTCAGTAAGGGAATTCAAGCGCAGAGTATTAACAAACAATAGTATTCATCTTCTTGAATCAAAAGTTAATCCAAGAATCAGTACCCATTTTAGTTACATTGCTTATTCTTCACATATGGCTGATCGGCATTATAGATGAAAAACAAGCTATATCGAACCATATGAGCTTTAGGGGAGATAAAGCACTGATTGGTTGTTTGGCAGAAGCCAATAATTCAATCAATAGTTTTGCCCTACGCTTTGAACTAACACCAACAAAAACTCAAATTATTCATCAAGAAGAAAAGTACTCAGCTCTAAATTTTGCTAATGATAGCACTCAAACCATCGACTTTTGCAGAAAAGCAGTCAGCTCTATAACTTGTTAATATGGCCTCTCGAACTGTCC
This genomic window from Tripterygium wilfordii isolate XIE 37 chromosome 9, ASM1340144v1, whole genome shotgun sequence contains:
- the LOC120006334 gene encoding protein ACTIVITY OF BC1 COMPLEX KINASE 1, chloroplastic-like — translated: MNMNLILPNCLNPPPRLRYAPPESRPRVSTGRISTFAAASATTSRAPIQLENKDLVLQRKSTSAMEQLDIERGVCVPFRKYTPETVRTKVLESRGAVLSLLLRGVEIVWSLGLYWSTLMYDCFIGRDEEVVPYRARQLRNLLCDLGPSFIKAGQVLANRPDIIREDYMNELCILQDDVPPFPNQVAFNIIEEELGQPLEAVFSKISSKTIAAASLGQVYKATLRATGEDVAIKVQRPDIEPIIYRDLFLFRTLASFLNGISLQKLGCNAELIVDEFGEKLLEELDYTLEAGNIEDFLENFKDDPTVKIPRVYRKLSGSHVLVMEWIDGIRCTDPQAIKTAGIDVDGFLTVGVSAALRQLLEFGLFHGDPHPGNIFAMRDGRIAYVDFGNVAVLSQQNKQILIDAVVHAVNEDYAEMANDFTRLGFLAPGTDVSPIIPALEAIWQNSVGKGLADFNFRIVTGKFNQLVYNYPIRIPERFSLVIRSLLTQEGICFTLQPDFKFLEVAYPYVAKRLLTDPNPALRERLIQVLFKDGIFQWKRLENLIVLAKENVTKMSSNPALQVKDRRQTSRNWQLERKLDLTDTIKDGARLFFIDEGIRRQLLLALTEDSKLHIQELVDVYRLVEDQVDFPSVAREVVQDFPAVVRDIMLSWSNSVLSDR